TAAATCATGGAACTTGCTATCTTAGAGATGAACTTAGATAATGTTTCTCCTCttgttatattttctttcttttcttccagattAGACATGAAGTGAATTACCAGAACGTCGTGCACAAGCTCTGCAGTGATGCCTGCTTCTCCAAGTTCCGCTCAGCTAATAACTTGACCATGAACTGTTGTGAGAATTGTGGAGGCTACTGCTACAGTGGGTCTGGCCAATGTCACATGCTTCAAATAGAGGGACAGTCAAAAAAGTTTTGCAGTTCAACGTGTGTGACAGCGTACAAGCAGGTATATTTTGACGCAATAATAAAAGTACACCTTAGGTTAGATTTTGGGTGTTTTAAGAAATAGGTTTTGGTTTATTAGGTGATTATTTCAGTTGCAAACTTGGTCTGAGATACTCgttttgctgcttgctgcttAATTTTTGCCCAGATACATTGCTCTGTTTCCCTTACCACTGAAAAGGCTACCAGAGTACTCCAGTGTGAGAGAAGATACAGTGGGACCACTCAGCAACACCTGACTGTGACACATTTAGGCCAGCCTCTCAGGAGATGACCATCATCTGACAAAGCACACAAACCTCATGAGCAAAGCTCTTTTGGGATGTTCGTTGAGATGCTCTCTGAATATTCTCTGTGCTGTACTACAGGAGTGTAGTTTCTCATGAGCTGCCTGAGGATCCTTAAAAACTAAGAGTAATTTAACTGTAGGGTATCTCGCTCTATGACAGATCCTTCTTGACGCTGAAGAAGAGATTATTTCCAAAAATTCCAGCTTTCTAAATATGTTGTCTCAGACATGCACCACAACCTTATGTGGGTACGTTAAATAATAGTAAGATATGAGAGGACACTTCATTTTTGACTCATTTCAGCTATTAAAATTGTGGCATTTGAACGAAGTGGATAGGAAACGTAATAATTAGTTGATCATTTTGATGTTcgtttttaaatttttaatattataattttgattttaatggTGCCTCGTAAAGAACTGAGCAGTTGAAAGAACCTTTATTGTGAtagcttgtttatttttgactGACTTGTTTTAATGCAattacattaggaaaaaattgccTTTTGATAAGATGGTGTAACTGTACATTCTGTGACTTGACTCTGCTGCCCCATTATTCAGGGCACTTAGGCCAAGAAGGGCgtagtgaattaaaaaaaaatctgataaaaatTTTTCATCCAGAAAACTACCTACAACATTAGTTGTCCTCTGAAGCAAATATAGAAATtaagctggaaaggagagggatttcttgctgcttttgcGTGTCACATCAAAACCCCATATATGTTAGTCTTCTTGGGAATCCAGTGCGTTCAGAGCCTATTAGAATAAGTGTAATctattttttattgattttttctttaaacagcaTTCAACTCAATTGTCAGATACATTCCAATCATTTCTgggattttgtgtttttttaaaatcctttagAAATTTATACCCTGTTCTATCCTTCTGTGAAGGACTGAAATAGCTGTTTATAGAACAAAGTGCATTTTTAAGGCTGTAATAGAGAAACAATCTAGTGCAATAGATCTCAAAGCTTTTTCCAcacttaaaatcttaaaaacCTTTCAGTGgtgtaaacacagaaaaaatgtttgtaaaagGTAAGCTGCATTTTGTCTCTTCTTAAAAGTACTCTGTAGACCACAGATTGAAAACTGTGATTATTATAAGATATATCTGTTCCCCGTTCTGCCACCAAATGTGTCTTCAAGGAACCTGcttatctgtgttttttgttttctcatctgcTCAGCAGTAATATCACTTACATACATAGCTGATATGTTAAGTCACAAGCAAAATGTtgcttttcagtgaaaatgttgAAGGTTGATACTTCCTCTTACAACACGCATTGTATTTTGTACTTGGAGGCCTTTGTCTTAACAGCCTTGGTACTGCTCAAACTGGCCTGCACAAGTAGCACTTACCCTGAATGTCCACATCTCAGATGATCAAAGTGTAAATATAACAACCAGAACTCAAATAAGTGTATTTGCATCAAAAATAATACGGCTGTAACTTAAGTGCTGTTGCAAGTATGCTAGCTCTCATTTTTATAGACATTTTTTGGGTTCATGATTAATTTCCtggttaataaaaataataaacttcaAATGAATGACCAACTTTACTGTTTCCACAGAAGTCGGCTAAAATTACACCTTGCACACTGTGTAAATCTTTGAGATCTTCGGCCGAGATGATAGAGAGCACAAATAACTTAGGAAAAACTGAACTGTTTTGCTCTATTAACTGCTTGTCAGCATACAGAGTGAAAATGGTTACTTCTGCAGGTAACTTTATTCTTTTACTCTAGAAGCATAATGTCACATAGCTTGTATCCAAACTTAATTTGTCTTGAAAGTAAGGCTTATATTCTTTTTGGGGGTATGGAAAgtggtgttgttgtttttttgtttgtttgtttaagggAAGGTGCTGAGATGGAAACATAAGGACTTGCTAACATAGATAAACCTAACAGTGACAGTGTAGCcattttagctttgtttttataGCACTTAAACATGACAATAAACCTTAATCTATTTTCTGCTCTTGTAAGTGAAGCTGGGGGGTTTACCAGCTAGATAAATCCACTTGTGTGGGCATAAGCCATACCATCACTGTGACTCTTCTGCCCCCGTTCTCCAGGGTGATTAGCTTAGCTATCTCTGCCTAATTTTGCTTTGAGCTAGGCAAACATATTCTCAgctgtttttcttgtaaaatagaaaaatgcgTACTGACATTCTAGGGATACTGAGAGATTAATGAAAGGATCTGGTAAGCAAcaggcactgcagctgcagtgcctgcTTCTGAATCTGAAGAAACGTTGTCTTGTGCTTCTGTGTGTACCTCAACTTGTCATTCAGAATCTCTGTTTTTGTATGCACAGTGCAAAATTATCTGCAATATGACTCAGTGTTGCATAAAccactttttcttctctgtttcacTCTCAGGTGTTCAAGTTCAGTGCAACAGCTGTAAAACTTCAGCAAACCCTCAGTATCACTTGGCTATGTCAGATGGGAGCATACGCAATTTTTGCAGCTACAGTTGTGTAGTAGCTTTTCAGGTGTGACATTTAGGATTTCTTCTTAGCTTAATAGAATCATAAATCGGTGGTATAAGTATCTGGGATGCTGGGTAAAATAGGTAATACTGTAAAATAAggtttctttctccctttgctTTCCTGCAGAATTTGTTCAACAAGCCTGCAGGGATGAACTCCTCAGTTGTACCCCTATCGCAAGGTCAAGTCATTGTAAGCATTCCGTCGGGGGCAACAGTATCAGCAGGTGGCACCACCTCCACTGTGTCTCCCAGCTCCGTGAGCagttcagctgcagctggtCTACAGAGGCTGGCTGCCCAGTCCCAGCAAGTCACTTTTGCCCGCACTGTTGTAAAACTCAGGTGTCAGCACTGTAACAGGTTGTTTGCAACCAAACCAGAACTGCTTGACTACAAGGTAATGAAGACTAGGGCTTTTCAAGCTCATCTTTCTCGGTCAGAAACACAAGAAATTGTAATTTTTGTGCTGTGGTCTGTTAGTACTGCTCTACTGCTTGCTGTAACCCGCTACAGAGGAATTTGGTACTGATTTTGGTATCATTTAACCGTTATCAAAATGAATATTGATATTTACACTTTGAtcttaaaaaatagaaacaaaataaagaaccACCACACCATTGCTTGGCTAGATAAGCACATTACTGATTCTGGTCCAAGAGGTGATTCTTATAATTCCTGGAGAAAGCACATCAGTGAGGGCCTTCTACAGAAAATGGTGCTGCCCTTGCTGAAAAACTAAATGAACTTGCCTGCTAGTGCTGTCAATTGTTAATTTTCAAGGGCATAAATATGCTTCTGGGTTTTTATCAACTATTTAAATGTAATATCCAGGTTGTGAAGCACTGAAACATTGAAACCAAAACATTCTGGCTGTGTTGCAGGgtaaaatgtttcagttttgtGGGAAGACCTGCTGTGATGAATATAAGAAGAGGAGCAGTGTAATAGCACTGTGTGAATACTGCAGAATTGAGAAGATTATCAAGGAGACAGTGCGATTCTCAGGCATAGATAAGACATTCTGTAGTGAAGGTAAGAAAGGGTAAGACTGTCTCTCAGATAAACCAAGTCAAAAATGTCTGGtgatactaaaaaaaaacaaatcatttaggtttaaaaatggattttaagtCTGGAAACCTGTAACTTCATTCAGACTTTGTTTTAATGGTATGTTTCAACCAATTATTACATACATAACTGAATTTCAGAACTAGAAATGACCAACAAATATCATTTTGATACTGAAggctgcttttgttgttttgctggtTTTTCTTCTAGGTTGTAAACTGCTCTATAAACATGACTTGGGGAAACGCTGGGGAACCCACTGTAAAATGTGCAGTTACTGTTTACAGACTTCCCCCAAACTGGTCCAGAATCACTTTGGGGGGAAAATGGAAGATTTCTGCTCAGAGGAGTGCATGTCTAAAttcacagttttgttttacCAGGTAAGTAATATTCTCACGTAGCATCCTCTGGAATATAAAATTGTTGGCAAAAGAATCTTTGAACGTTAGGAGCTGTGTGAACTGCCTCTGGTTGACCTGTATGTCCATGAAACATGCATATGTTACATACATGTGAGAGATGAGTGAATCCTTCTTAACTTCTGAGTACCAGTTTCCTATATAAAGAAAACCTAATAttgtttgtggaaaaaaaaaaaaaaacactcagtgTTCTGCTGCTTTGTGTTATGCTATGAAAATGATGCACTCTTACAGATTTCTTTACCCTATTTATTTGCTGAGCAGGATATGAAGAGGTCTGTATGCAGATGCTCTTTGTTGCTCTTTACATGTGTTTgatttctccctccctctgttTTCCTAGATGGCAAAGTGTGATGGTTGTAAGAGGCAAGGTAAACTCAGTGAGTCCATGAAATGGCAAGGGGAGATCAAGCATTTTTGCAATCTGCTTTGTATTCTGATGTTCTGTAATCAGCAAAATGCTTCTGACCCTCCACCCCCAAACAACACAGGTAAAACAGGATGTGAACGGTATTACCTCTTGGTGTGTGTGAAAGTGATAGGAGTATTTATTTAGAAACTCAATTCACTGAAATTTTTAAGAGACATCCTCTACTGGGGTACATACCTGTTGTTGTTGAACAGGCTCAGTTTTAGGTATCTCGCTTTCTTCAAGTTCGCTTTCAAACTTCCACAGATATTAAATGAGATTGCCCATAAAGAAAACCTATGCTTTGATTTTCAAGATGAAGTATAAGGACTAACTTTTCAATCACTTTCCACACCTTTGTAAAACTGAGCTCCAGGCATCTCTCTGAACGGGAGGCTGCCAGGATAATAAAGTGCCTCAGAACACTATTTTTGATGAAATGTGATTATGGTGCTTTCACATGGAAAGAACCTGAGAATTCCTCTACCTGAGAGTCTCATAAAAATCACCTCATTCATTATGTGTTAGGATCTTGGCTGTGTCCTATACTACGGATGTATGGTGCTGAGCACAGTGAGGCATCCAGTTCTGTTGTCTCATGAGTGCTGCTGTAATACACATACTATTAAAGATAGAAATCCACTTTCATGCTGTGATGAacttctgaaatgtttcagtGACTGGAAAACAGCTTAAGTTTGCTTATGGAGCCAAGTCCTATTTAAACTGAAAACCTGCAGTTTGGCAGCTATGTACACTTCTCATAAAGCAGGCTTTTTCATCTGGAGATAAAGTTGGAGGGTGGGTATTGTTTCTAAAATGCTGCTTTGCAAATTATGTGATTGCttattttagttttcttctgtttattcttCCCAGCAAACCTTTCTATGGCACCAGCTTCCTCGTCAGGCCCACCTTCTTTGAGGAAGGACTCAACCCCTGTCATAGCAAATGTGGTGTCCCTTGCAAGTACCCCTGCTGCCCAGCCTACGGTTAACTCCAACAATGTTTTACAGGGTAGGACTACTGAAtgtgatttctctatttttaaatcTCTATTCCTGGATGTTTATAGTTGTTCAGGGATCTTTTCCACTGAGGACAACAGCCACTTCTTCATTATGCTTCACATCGATACAGAAGGTTGTGGTTTTGTCCTTCCTTTCCCTACGTATAATTAAGGACTtaaatttatttacatataCTGGGGAATAAGGCTTAAGGGGAATTCTTTTTCTTGACCTTGGCAGAGTATACATTGTGGTCCTTGATGATAAGTACACAAGCTAATCCTTCATGGTTTTCTTCTTCACAGGTGCAGTCCCTACTGTGACAGCAAAAATAATAGGAGATGTAAGTTTTACAAGAGACTCTTTTTCTCACTTTCGTCCAGATTGTATCAATAACAAGTAAAGTATCCAATAATTTAGCACCTTAATTTTGTAACTGCTTTTCCTGGTTGTGATTGAGATTTAAAATTTATCCAATTtgcagatgtatttttttttaaatggataaGACTTGTATGCTATAAAAGTCTTCTTGTGTCCATTGACAGAATGATTTGATGTTTTAAGACACAGGTTGTCAAACTGTGGCTCTTCAGATGACTAGCTCTCGAGCAATGTGCTTGAGGCTACCTTTTGTGGCCAGAAGTGGGATGTGATGCCACAGGAAGGGCTGCCACAAGCAGAAGGGAACCAGCatgggctgctggggctgacaTTACCAAGCTCTTGCAGCTTAGCTGTTCTTCCCCACTCCCTGTCAGTGTGGTAGTGGAGCTATGGGGAACCCTTGTCACTTCTTATCTGTGAATAACTCCTAGAGTTCCAATTCTTGAGAGATTTTGCAACTCTTTTggaatatataatattttttttttatatagctCTTTGTTTCTGGGAGATGGACACCCTTACTTTTAGCTGAAAAGTCATTTATGCTTAGAGTATGCATTTCCCCTAATGAAACTGATCCTGTTACATGAATGCACAACTGAAAATTACAGTTTGCAGGACATGAAATTAGTACAAGCATGAGTAGTCAGTCTGTGTATAATCAGGAGGTGACACTGATATTGCCAGCATTTGTGTTCAtcttttatttgtattctttttcagtGGATTTGCATAATTTActaagtttttttttgcatatttctaTCACCCAATATTTTAGTCATCAAAAGTATCTTAAGGCTTTTTTAGGTCTTTACCATCAGTAAAATTCTAAGATGAAAAGTTTATAGAGATTATTTGACTACAGAAACCAAACATTCTTGTAGATCTCTTCTCTGCACTgttagcaacaacaacaacaaaaaagctctTTTTACAATAGttttaaatgatcttttttaTCAACAAAGACAGTTTTAAATCGTTTGACCTTTCATCGTAGAGAACAAATATTAATCTTATGAAAATACTAATCTTATGATATCCTACTACAACCAGTGCTGACTCTGCcctcatttatatttttccaaacAGGCTAGTACTCAGACAGATGCCCTAAAACTACCATCATCACAACCACCTAGGCttctaaaaaacaaagcattgtTGTGCAAGCCAATCACACAGACTAAGGCCACGTCGTGCAAACCTcatacacaaaacaaagaatGCCAGACAGGTATGTATTTAATCTCCAACCCATTTTGTACCACTTTGTACAAGTCTGTACTGCAGCTGTGAAAGTAAATGATttatataacaaaaatatttttaaatatgctttaaaaCTTTAAATAGTTTTCAGGTTATTGTATGGTCTTTGCAAGTTGCAGTTTGCCTTACGGATGTAAAATATTTGGTCTTTCAAATTCTGAAAGCTTCATTTGtgatcaaagaatcacagaaccatagaacGGTTTGGGTCGGAAGGGACTTTGCTCAAAGCTctatccaacctggccttgaacacttccggAGATGGGATATCAACAACTTCTCTGAGCagacttgttccagtgcctcatcaccctcataGTGAAGAATTAAATCCTtaaatctaatctaaacctacccgcTTTTAATTTGAAgccattcccctttgtcctatcactataccCCCTGACAAACAGTCCCTCCCCAGTTTTCCTGTAGGTCCCCTTTAGGTACAGGAaagccactgtaaggtctccccggagccttctcttctccaggctgaacaaccccaacccctcagcctctcttcacaggagaggtgctccagccccttggtcatctttgtagccctcctctggacttgctctagtGATGAATCTTGAGATTGGCTTTAACTCATCTTTAGTATTCTGCAGTCATCTTAACTGTGGAGAATGAAGGGTGATGGTTAAGTGATGTGCAAAAGGCTATGGAGggaatttgtttttctcaggaCAGAATTTGTGAGATCTTAGCTCCTCCAGCTCAAGCCACAAGAGCAGACTCATTATCACAAATCGTGTGATGTCTCAAAGATTGTTGCAATTCtcactttgttttaattattagaTACAGATAATAAGAACTTCTGAAATTAATTCACTAGTTCTAAGAGCATTTGATTAGATTTATATTTACCCTAAGATCTCTCTGTGGCCAGGAGAAAACTGAAGCACTTTCAAAGGCTATTATGTAGTCAAGACTGCAATTGAGGAGTGCTTTTGTCATCATTGCCAATGTAGAAGGAGCTCGGAGTGTCGAGTCTTGATGTAAACATCTCAGTGGGAGAGATGAAGCTAAGTGGGaagattgttgttgttttttaatggtaCCTTTGTGTGGTCTTCTAGTTAGTTGCGAGATAATTGCAATAGCACACCATTTACTTGGATGCAGACCTTAGtatttatttcctctctcttcccttccagcATTCATGTATATGGTCAGAGTGCTGTTTATTTCCAAACTCTAGTATTAATACTTGTTACAACAGTGCTAAAGTGAAAGATGACTGAACAGAGATGTGGTACTGTGCCCACTGAGTTACGAGCAGAAGTCACCTGTAGTGAAACTCCAAACAATTAAAATGGACACTCTGAAGTGTACGGGATGGTCATATGGTCaaaccatttttgttttgtttttaacataacagaagaagaagaagaagttcaACCCCAAATCATTGTGGTACCTGTTCCTGTACCAGTGTTTGTGCCAGTACCCCTTCACCTCTACACTCAGTACACACCAGTTCCGCTTGGGATGCCAGTACCTGTAAGTTACACTCACGTTCACTGGAGAACTGGTTTTACAGTCTTGGTTCTGAACAGGGCATAGAGCAGTGCCGTTGAATTTTGTGATTAGTCATTGAAGTGGTATTTGGAGTCCTTGAagccatttctttctttatcacATCATGCTTAATTAAGCATtatcaaacaaaaccaccaattTGTAGGATtattgcagaaaggaaaaaggtcGTCCAGTttggatttatttaaaattatatatagtCCTAAAATATAAGTAAGATTAAATGAGAAGAACTTCCCTTGGTGTTTGTTGTTTCCCTTCATCCCCAAACAAGGTCTAATAATTTCTGCATGTCTGTGTAGGTACCAGTTCCAATGCTTTTCCCAACTACCCTGGATAATGCTGATAAGATCATTGAAACTATTCAAGATATCAAGGATAAGATTCCCACAAATCCATTTGAAGCTGATCTCCTTCAGATGGCAGAAATGATTGcagaagatgaggagaaagaaaaaacacactcTCATGGTGGTATGTggtgtttttaaaaggaaactaaATGTGATGGATGTCCTCTCATCacgaaaaacagagaaatagatGTAGAGACTGGCTGCTTCCCAAGTGTTCATGCCATGTTGCATGGTCCTGTTGTCCTaccaacatttattttcacaatgaCTGTTTCATGCAGGTAAAGTTCCAAGCTAGAGAAGGCTGCAATTCTTATGCCATGATTtggtgatttttattatttattattttaaaagctaaacTGCCTATTTGGAGATAGTTTGGAGATAATCTATATAAATAttctattacttttttcttttaagaataaTTTACTCTTCTTTGGTAGTTTCACCACAAGTTCTGGTTATGCTTGCACATTTCTGAAGCTTTTGTAATTCCACAGAGGTTTCTCATTCAATTTTCGATAGAGCTATGCTTAGCATAGAACCCAAATCAGATACTGAGCAGTACTTTAAATGTCTTTGCATTCCCTTTCCCTGATCCTAGGTGCTGATTTGACTTACGTTGACAGTAGCAGGTTGCTAGCAGTAGTAATCTCCAGAAAAGTACATCATGCAGAAGAAGGAGTCAAAACCAAgaaggcagagcagctgctttACAAGAGTGTTTTCCTATCAAGCTTTTTATAGTGGATTCTTGGAGGGTGATGCAGGTTAGAATGTATTGGATAGTGATCATCCCGTGTAATAAAAGTGGagcaagataaaaaagaaatgaacaaaatacCCTGTTTGCCTACAGATGACTCCAATAACAAATGTGAAGGGATGGAAGCATTTAGAAAAGCAAATATGGGttaattctgtatttctatttttctagaaCAGCATGACCTAGGTAGGGAGCTAGTAGAAGAACTGTATTGAAGGAGAAGTTGTACCATTTTTGGGAGTACTATGACTTAATATGTTATTTTTTGGCATTCAAAATTTTGTATTAGTTATGTAAGCTGTCAATCATTTGTAGATacatatttccttctttttctaaaGGATCTCAAACGTCTGAGCATGAGCTCTTCTTGGACCCCAAGATATTTGAGAAAGGTCAGTTGGATTTTTTTGTAAAAGGACTTTGATCCTGCTGTAGCTTCTCTTCAAACTCTTCTTTTTGCCTGTCCTTTCTTACAGCATGTGGTTTATCTGATCACTCTCATTTACAGACCAAGGTAGCACTTACAGTGGAGATCTAGAATCAGAAGCAGTGTCCACTCCACACAGCTGGGAGGATGAGTTAAATCACTATGCCTTACGATCAAATGCCCTCCCGGAACCAGATCCAGAAGTGAAGCAGTTCTCCAAAGGTGATGTGGAACAGGACCTGGAGGCAGATTTTCCATCAGGTCTGtataatataaagaaaaatgcatcagTGTATAAAAGTACACACAACTTTCTGAGTAAGCATTGTGGCAGTGGTCTGTTTCTGAAGGgtgtatttttcatttagtaAAACTGGGTATTTGAAGCAGCAGTAATATATCAGCTCTCCTAAAAgttactgtgatttttaaatattgctggtatttttaaagacagcatTCTACAGAACCACTGACAGGATTAGCAGGTAGTCTTGCTTGACTTCTTTGAATTATCACTTCTGTGTCCCTGGGTATAATCCATATTAGTGGTGCAGAAGAATATAAGTTTGCCTGAATAAGTACATCCACTACTTGGGGGAGgacttctttcctcttctgaaaATTTCTTTATACAGAAAGTAGGTTTGTTGCctaaaaaaagcattattttgaaTATGTAATTGGCATCTTTAGGATATTCAGTAGTATTTAAGTGACACTTCTACTTGGGCATGTTAAATCATACAATTAAATTCTTAATGGTGTTGATTTGACTTCAGACTCATTTGACCCTCTCAGTAAAGGACTGGGTTTGCAGTCACGTTCACGAGCAAGACGGAGACACAGAGATGGCTTCCCACAGCCAAAAAGACGGGTAAGAAAGTACTTGTGGAACATTAGTTCCTTGCATTTAAAGTAATAACATTATGTGCATGCTTATTCTCAGGAGTAAAAAATATGCTCTAGGGTGAAAATGAGAATTCAGTTTAACTGCTGTATatttttttgtcctgttttgCTACATTAtacaatgttttcttttcttctctacaATTAGgtagaataaatgtttttttgtttttctttttggtgcaGAACATTTAAAGAATGTTTATCGTTTCAGCAACtgcaaaatacttgtttttaagGAGTGTAATAATCTACAGCAAAGAAGTAATTTTTCTTGTGTAGCGGAATGTATTTCTGTGCATATTTATCACAGTGAGAATTACTATAATTTGTTGCACCTTTTCTGTACAGTGTTGCTAATGCTTGTccagatattaaaaaatacatatatatacctTCTGCTTCTGTCAGCAGGATTTTGTTATGTCAGTGCACTGCTTTTTTTTATGTGATACCAAATTAAGCGTCCGTAGATGAAATACTTAATgagcttttatttgctttgctttgtttgtttttccgtAGGGACGGAAGAAGTCTGTAGTTTCTGTAGAGCCCCGCAATCTGATGCAGGGCTCCTACCCAGGTTGCTCTGTTTCTGGGATGACCCTAAAGTACATGTATGGGGTAAATGCCTGGAAGAACTGGGTCCAATGGAAAAATGCACAGGAGGAACAAGGGGACCTGAAGTTTTCAGGTAAACTTCTTCTCCATCTGTGGAAACAGCAATAATTAGTTGAACAGCTCCTGGTATCACATGTTTCTCAAGAAAAAATTAGGATTAGTTAGCGAGTTTTAAAATGACCATGAGTGGAGAAAAGATTTTACATCATATCATGTTATGTCTGCCTTTTCACGTGCTTAAAAATCTCAGCTATTAAATTCTAAATTGCTCTGTTTCCACTTAAAAAAGGCTTTAAAGTATCAGATTTCTTTTCAACATTATAAATGCTAGCCTTTCAACCTGCCCTTTCTGTTCATTTGCATGCAGATATTCTTCATTTCTAGAACAGATGTTTTATGCAGCTGCTAAGCCTTTACTGATCTATTACCAGGCCATAGTTCTAAGCTGACTACACTAACCTGGCCCCATCTTTTTCATCTGTACCTAACGCATTCACTAAGTATTTGTCAGCGTaactgtttgctttaaaaaaccGTATGCCAGGCTTAAAGTCTAATACTTTATTTCCAGGTTTGCAGATGGAAACAAACCTTCCAGAGGTGTACCCATTCTTGCACGCTGCCTACAAATAACTTTAGAAGGGATTAATTGTTTCTAGTGTCTCAAAGGGATTATAGCTAATACCGACAATATAGATGtcacttttgtttgttcttctaattatggattttttatttatttatttatttttacacaagTGCAGCAGTCCTGGGGTTTGGCATTTTCTAACTCCCCTTTTCCCTGGTCTCAGATGTCTTGCATGTTTGCACTGAGAGGTTTGTGGGCAAGTTTTCAGAGTACAGCAGAGAATTTGAGTTAGGATTATAACTGAGCTTTCTGGGGACAGTTTGGAAGAGAGCAAATAATATTCAATACTCCTGCAATGTAAAGAACAAAGCGTGGCAAAGCTTAT
This sequence is a window from Anas platyrhynchos isolate ZD024472 breed Pekin duck chromosome 24, IASCAAS_PekinDuck_T2T, whole genome shotgun sequence. Protein-coding genes within it:
- the LOC101796704 gene encoding zinc finger MYM-type protein 4 isoform X8, whose amino-acid sequence is MAEAKEEGPGPCTRFEDKSDAVFDITEKCGEILDAEMSEDTDHNLTTALDNVSYGIQNRTGSENSLLDDDDDDDYFLNSGDLAGIPVVGSDNEDDQNFTPKDTLPSTIHAEDHLEEGKRVTEHELDSEKDIQIQNAIQKDLTSPFEQGPVFKSMRKDFSITRDNGKETFSTKDKNREGHFQEREKRLEKIPKDMDSRLKSSFLDKAVHNQVEETLRTQLAPQTPETNFRESSYLFSSKESIGQELGNSFAPNIRIKEEPLDDEYDKAMAPQQGLLDKIKDEPDNSEEYGQQPKTQEGELKISAVFSVSGSPLAPQLSSGFQPAVASSGMSKMLPSVPTTAVRVSCSGCKKILQKGQTAYQRKGSTQLFCSTLCLTGYTVPASRPPASTKKTCSSCSKDILNPKDVITAQFDSTNSSKDFCSQSCLSTYELKRKPVVTIHTNSISTKCSMCQKNAVIRHEVNYQNVVHKLCSDACFSKFRSANNLTMNCCENCGGYCYSGSGQCHMLQIEGQSKKFCSSTCVTAYKQKSAKITPCTLCKSLRSSAEMIESTNNLGKTELFCSINCLSAYRVKMVTSAGVQVQCNSCKTSANPQYHLAMSDGSIRNFCSYSCVVAFQNLFNKPAGMNSSVVPLSQGQVIVSIPSGATVSAGGTTSTVSPSSVSSSAAAGLQRLAAQSQQVTFARTVVKLRCQHCNRLFATKPELLDYKGKMFQFCGKTCCDEYKKRSSVIALCEYCRIEKIIKETVRFSGIDKTFCSEGCKLLYKHDLGKRWGTHCKMCSYCLQTSPKLVQNHFGGKMEDFCSEECMSKFTVLFYQMAKCDGCKRQGKLSESMKWQGEIKHFCNLLCILMFCNQQNASDPPPPNNTANLSMAPASSSGPPSLRKDSTPVIANVVSLASTPAAQPTVNSNNVLQGAVPTVTAKIIGDASTQTDALKLPSSQPPRLLKNKALLCKPITQTKATSCKPHTQNKECQTEEEEEVQPQIIVVPVPVPVFVPVPLHLYTQYTPVPLGMPVPVPVPMLFPTTLDNADKIIETIQDIKDKIPTNPFEADLLQMAEMIAEDEEKEKTHSHGGSQTSEHELFLDPKIFEKDQGSTYSGDLESEAVSTPHSWEDELNHYALRSNALPEPDPEVKQFSKGDVEQDLEADFPSDSFDPLSKGLGLQSRSRARRRHRDGFPQPKRRGRKKSVVSVEPRNLMQGSYPGCSVSGMTLKYMYGVNAWKNWVQWKNAQEEQGDLKFSGVEYAALNSYPELLGNTQDLFLTQDSPESSYKVRPVKVKEDILSCTFAELSFGLCQFIQEVRRPNGEKYDPDSILYLCLGIQQYLFENGRIDNIFTEPYSRFMIELTKLLKIWEPTILPNGYMFSRIEEEHLWECKQLGAYSPIVLLNTLLFFNTKYFQLKNVSEHLKLSFAHVMRRTRTLKYNTKMTYLRFFPPFQKQEVESDKLSVGKRKRNEDEEVSTAVEMAENTDNPLRCPVRLYEFYLSKCSESVKQRSDVFYLQPERSCVPNSPMWYSTLPIDPGTLDIMLTRILMVREVHEELAKVKSEDSDIELSD